A single window of Myxocyprinus asiaticus isolate MX2 ecotype Aquarium Trade chromosome 48, UBuf_Myxa_2, whole genome shotgun sequence DNA harbors:
- the LOC127437303 gene encoding histone H2A, translating to MSGRGKTGGKARAKAKTRSSRAGLQFPVGRVHRLLRKGNYAERVGAGAPVYLAAVLEYLTAEIM from the coding sequence atgagcgGCAGAGGTAAAACCGGTGGCAAAGCAAGAGCGAAGGCCAAGACTCGTTCATCCAGGGCAGGATTGCAGTTCCCCGTCGGTCGTGTGCACAGACTTCTCCGCAAAGGCAACTATGCAGAGCGCGTTGGTGCCGGTGCTCCTGTTTATCTGGCCGCTGTGCTCGAGTATCTGACCGCTGAAATCATGTGA